One region of gamma proteobacterium HIMB55 genomic DNA includes:
- a CDS encoding guanylate kinase (PFAM: Guanylate kinase~TIGRFAM: guanylate kinase), protein MSETEKFSGQLYVVSAPSGAGKTSLVKALVDGNDDLAVSVSHTTRAKRPGEINGINYHFVSIAEFNDLKERGGFFEWAQVFDNFYGTSKQGVIEQLNQGMDVILEIDWQGAAQVKQQMPNAVAIFILPPSTAALRQRLTGRGQDDESIIERRMQSARDEISHYGDADYVVLNDQFETALNELQTIIKSQRLTQHHQSLRLTSVIDDLLG, encoded by the coding sequence CTCTACGTAGTCTCAGCCCCGAGTGGTGCGGGAAAGACATCGCTCGTCAAGGCACTTGTTGACGGTAACGACGACCTCGCAGTCTCAGTTTCCCACACGACACGGGCTAAGCGTCCGGGCGAAATCAACGGCATTAACTACCACTTTGTATCAATCGCTGAATTCAATGATCTCAAAGAGCGAGGTGGCTTTTTCGAGTGGGCACAGGTATTCGATAACTTTTATGGCACCAGTAAGCAGGGTGTAATCGAGCAGCTGAATCAAGGCATGGATGTCATTTTGGAAATCGACTGGCAAGGCGCTGCTCAAGTGAAGCAACAAATGCCGAACGCTGTGGCTATATTTATTCTACCGCCCTCCACAGCCGCATTACGCCAGCGCCTAACCGGGCGGGGCCAGGATGACGAGAGTATTATCGAGAGACGAATGCAGTCAGCGCGAGATGAGATCTCGCACTATGGTGACGCGGACTATGTTGTCTTAAACGACCAGTTTGAAACCGCGCTCAACGAGCTGCAGACTATTATCAAAAGCCAAAGATTGACTCAGCACCACCAGTCATTGCGCTTGACCTCGGTCATTGATGATTTACTGGGGTAA
- a CDS encoding DNA-directed RNA polymerase subunit omega (PFAM: RNA polymerase Rpb6~TIGRFAM: DNA-directed RNA polymerase, omega subunit) yields the protein MARVTVEDCLDNVDNRFELVLLAAKRARQLSTGGKDALVEVDSDKATVLALREIAEGLITPDVMAREHELEAEEEFAASFETPVL from the coding sequence ATGGCACGCGTAACCGTTGAAGATTGCCTAGACAACGTCGATAACCGATTTGAGCTCGTACTATTGGCCGCCAAGCGCGCTCGACAGCTGAGCACGGGCGGTAAAGATGCGCTCGTAGAAGTCGATTCAGACAAGGCAACCGTTCTAGCACTTCGCGAAATAGCTGAGGGTTTGATCACACCCGACGTGATGGCGCGCGAGCACGAGCTCGAAGCGGAAGAAGAGTTCGCTGCGAGCTTCGAGACACCCGTACTCTAA
- a CDS encoding (p)ppGpp synthetase, RelA/SpoT family (PFAM: HD domain; TGS domain; Region found in RelA / SpoT proteins~TIGRFAM: (p)ppGpp synthetase, RelA/SpoT family) has protein sequence MSTPLQALGASLTDVSRRLRLQTTSRPQLLPTHNQRQSLTGFEDVLNTYLPSEQVSTIKRAYYYAEQAHYGQARRTGEPYVTHPLAVATVLARMHMDHESIMAALLHDVIEDTGVSKEDIRTQFGEEVADLVDGVSKLTHVEFDSAEIKQAENFQKMALAMARDIRVILVKLADRLHNMRTLGALKPEAKKRIANETLDIYAPIATRLGMNEVRMEFEDLGLRTLYPMRARRIEAAREAARGRRKQLIEDITEQLEQALTRDHIEGKVIGREKHLYSIYSKMREKRKSFSDIMDIFAFRVIVDDVDACYRALGVVHSLYKPVPGEFKDYIAIPKANGYQSLHTVLRGMHGVPIEIQIRTRDMEDMANNGIAAHWLYKSSQDTANIPQMRAREWVKGLLEMQQTAGNSLEFIESVKVDLFPDEVYVFTPRGEIMELPKGACAVDFAYAVHTDVGNRCVACRINNQLAPLSEPLESGVSVEIVTSPAGRPTPSWLNFVVTARARSQIRHFLKQQQHEDSVALGQKLLTKAVAALSPDDVIDNSAIKARVEEHYPGSDYETILTDLALGNQLPQVVAAVLLGQSGASLENDQSAMEIKGTEGYVLVYAKCCCPLPGDPIEGFLSPDRGLVVHRENCRNLDDLREQPERLMPLRWDDQIEGTYPVALRIEMANQRGMIATLATKLSAIGLNIERISAQDESVHFSNIIIELQLNSRVHLARVMKRIRVMEGVRKVVRCSRR, from the coding sequence GTGTCAACGCCGCTGCAAGCATTAGGAGCCTCACTCACCGACGTATCTCGCCGGTTGCGGCTCCAAACAACCTCACGACCCCAACTCCTTCCAACGCACAATCAACGGCAGTCCTTGACTGGCTTTGAGGATGTGCTGAATACCTACTTGCCTTCAGAGCAGGTGAGCACCATCAAGCGCGCGTACTACTACGCTGAGCAGGCTCACTATGGTCAGGCGCGACGCACGGGTGAGCCCTATGTAACGCACCCTTTAGCGGTCGCCACCGTGTTGGCACGGATGCATATGGACCACGAAAGCATCATGGCGGCGCTGCTGCATGATGTCATTGAAGACACAGGGGTTTCCAAGGAAGACATACGAACGCAGTTCGGTGAAGAAGTAGCCGATCTGGTCGATGGTGTGAGTAAGCTCACCCACGTCGAATTTGATAGTGCAGAGATAAAGCAGGCCGAGAACTTCCAAAAAATGGCGCTGGCCATGGCGCGAGATATTCGCGTCATCCTCGTGAAGCTCGCAGATCGACTGCACAACATGAGGACTTTGGGCGCACTCAAACCCGAGGCCAAAAAACGCATCGCCAACGAAACACTCGATATTTATGCGCCGATAGCAACCCGTCTCGGTATGAACGAAGTGCGCATGGAGTTTGAGGATCTCGGCCTTCGAACGCTGTATCCGATGCGAGCAAGACGAATCGAGGCGGCGCGCGAAGCCGCGCGCGGTCGTCGTAAGCAGCTCATTGAGGACATTACGGAGCAACTCGAGCAAGCGCTCACGCGCGACCACATCGAAGGCAAGGTCATTGGGCGCGAAAAACACTTGTATAGCATTTATTCAAAAATGCGAGAAAAGCGAAAGTCCTTTTCCGACATCATGGATATCTTCGCTTTTCGCGTCATTGTCGACGATGTAGATGCTTGCTACCGCGCACTAGGTGTCGTTCATTCACTGTACAAGCCCGTACCGGGCGAATTTAAAGATTACATCGCCATCCCCAAGGCAAATGGCTATCAATCACTTCATACCGTGCTTAGAGGCATGCACGGTGTGCCGATTGAAATCCAGATTCGCACTCGCGACATGGAAGATATGGCCAACAACGGTATTGCTGCTCACTGGCTTTATAAAAGCAGTCAGGACACCGCCAATATTCCACAAATGCGCGCTCGCGAGTGGGTTAAAGGTCTGCTTGAGATGCAACAAACGGCGGGTAACTCACTCGAATTTATCGAGAGTGTCAAAGTCGACCTTTTCCCAGACGAGGTTTATGTCTTTACACCTCGTGGCGAAATTATGGAGCTTCCCAAAGGGGCCTGTGCCGTTGATTTCGCTTATGCAGTTCACACTGATGTCGGCAATCGGTGCGTCGCTTGCCGAATCAATAACCAATTGGCACCACTGTCAGAACCACTTGAAAGCGGCGTGAGTGTAGAGATCGTTACTTCACCGGCAGGCAGGCCAACGCCCTCATGGCTTAACTTCGTCGTGACTGCACGTGCGCGGTCTCAGATTCGACATTTCCTGAAACAACAGCAGCATGAGGACTCGGTCGCGCTGGGGCAAAAACTATTAACCAAAGCTGTGGCCGCACTCTCGCCCGATGACGTTATCGACAACAGCGCCATCAAAGCTCGCGTTGAAGAGCATTACCCAGGATCCGACTATGAGACTATTCTCACTGACTTAGCGCTAGGTAATCAGTTGCCACAAGTTGTCGCAGCAGTGTTACTGGGCCAGTCGGGCGCATCTTTAGAAAACGACCAGAGCGCGATGGAGATCAAAGGCACCGAGGGCTATGTTCTGGTCTATGCTAAGTGCTGCTGTCCACTACCGGGCGATCCCATTGAGGGTTTCCTTAGCCCCGACCGTGGTTTGGTTGTGCACCGTGAGAACTGTCGAAACCTCGACGATTTACGCGAGCAGCCAGAACGCCTAATGCCGTTGCGATGGGACGATCAGATCGAGGGCACCTACCCCGTTGCTTTGAGAATTGAAATGGCGAATCAGCGCGGCATGATCGCCACTCTAGCAACAAAGCTTAGCGCCATTGGCCTAAATATTGAGCGGATCTCCGCGCAAGATGAGTCGGTGCACTTCTCAAATATCATTATCGAACTACAGCTCAACAGCCGGGTTCACCTGGCTCGCGTCATGAAACGGATTCGCGTTATGGAAGGTGTCCGCAAAGTCGTTCGTTGCAGTCGACGCTAA
- a CDS encoding endoribonuclease L-PSP, putative (PFAM: Endoribonuclease L-PSP~TIGRFAM: endoribonuclease L-PSP, putative) yields the protein MNNRAVISTAAAPSAIGPYSQAVKVGNTVWISGQIPLDPETMEIVAGGIEAETRQVFANLQAIAEAAGGSLDNSVKINISLTDLDNFQVVNGVMAEVFNEPYPARACVQVAALPKGVQVEIEAILAI from the coding sequence ATGAACAATCGCGCAGTTATCAGCACAGCAGCCGCCCCATCGGCCATTGGCCCTTACTCTCAAGCGGTAAAAGTGGGCAACACCGTCTGGATATCGGGTCAAATCCCTCTAGACCCCGAAACGATGGAAATTGTTGCTGGCGGCATCGAAGCAGAAACTCGACAAGTTTTTGCAAACTTACAGGCGATTGCAGAAGCCGCTGGCGGTAGTCTGGATAACTCAGTAAAAATCAACATTTCACTCACCGACTTAGATAACTTCCAAGTCGTCAACGGTGTGATGGCCGAGGTCTTTAATGAGCCCTATCCGGCGCGCGCCTGTGTGCAAGTAGCCGCTCTCCCCAAAGGCGTGCAGGTTGAGATCGAAGCCATTCTCGCTATTTGA
- a CDS encoding ATP-dependent DNA helicase RecG (PFAM: Helicase conserved C-terminal domain; OB-fold nucleic acid binding domain; DEAD/DEAH box helicase~TIGRFAM: ATP-dependent DNA helicase RecG), with protein sequence MSNNILQLPLRQFKGVGPKVFSKLESMGLKSVEDLLFHFPLRYQDKTRLTCIGELREGIDAVVRGTIRASGIAKGRRPTLIVKVDDGTGLVTLRFFHFRRAQALQLKVGDTITLFGQPRLVGGAPEFAHPEYAVGEREPQLEEALTPVYPVTEGMGQSTMRNLTQQALTYLTQNPPEDLLTDLPSDSPSIAESIKFLHRPPPKANISAIIAGKHPAQLRLALEELVAHQISLLSRRARTHQKIAISVKSKGTLASAITADLPFELTAAQTRVCSEILADLCKSTPMLRLLQGDVGSGKTLVAALTASHMVEAGHQVALMAPTELLSEQHFSGFQKWFEPLGIKVLWLTGQIKGKARKTALESIEAGAVDIVIGTHALFQETVAFNSLGLVLVDEQHRFGVNQRLSLTQRGLNEITPHQLTMTATPIPRTLSMVAYADLDCSTIDELPPGRKPITTVLIDNERRQSVIERVGNACQQGRQAYWVCALIEESEALDANAAEVTAEQLTEALPNLRIGLLHGRISSQEKAAIMAAFANGDLDILVATTVIEVGVDVPNASLMIIENAERFGLAQLHQLRGRVGRGAVESHCLLMYQSPLSQTARDRLTVMRESQDGFVLAEKDLEIRGPGEVLGTRQTGVSSFRVAQLPEHDYLLEEAQAMASNIVSTDSARADKIEQRWTRTLEAFAHV encoded by the coding sequence GTGTCGAACAATATTCTTCAACTGCCACTCCGACAATTCAAAGGCGTTGGCCCAAAAGTTTTCAGCAAGCTTGAGTCCATGGGACTTAAGTCGGTTGAGGATTTACTGTTTCACTTTCCGCTCAGGTACCAAGACAAAACTCGGCTTACATGCATAGGTGAACTGAGAGAGGGAATCGATGCAGTAGTCAGAGGCACAATACGCGCCTCAGGTATTGCCAAAGGCCGCAGACCCACCCTGATTGTAAAAGTAGATGACGGTACCGGATTAGTAACGTTACGTTTCTTCCATTTCCGTCGTGCCCAAGCACTTCAGCTGAAAGTCGGCGACACCATCACACTCTTTGGGCAGCCGCGGCTCGTGGGAGGTGCCCCCGAATTTGCGCATCCTGAATACGCCGTTGGCGAACGCGAACCACAACTGGAAGAGGCGTTGACGCCAGTCTATCCGGTTACTGAGGGTATGGGTCAATCCACCATGCGCAACTTGACGCAGCAAGCCCTCACCTATCTGACCCAGAACCCACCCGAAGACCTCCTTACAGACCTTCCTAGTGACAGCCCATCGATTGCAGAGTCGATCAAGTTTCTGCACCGACCACCGCCCAAGGCTAATATCTCAGCCATTATTGCTGGCAAACACCCCGCACAACTGCGTTTGGCACTGGAAGAGCTTGTTGCACATCAGATATCACTGCTGTCGCGACGTGCGCGAACACATCAAAAAATAGCCATATCTGTAAAGTCAAAGGGGACGCTTGCTTCGGCTATTACGGCTGATCTCCCCTTTGAGCTAACGGCGGCTCAGACGAGGGTCTGCTCAGAGATCTTGGCCGATCTTTGCAAATCGACGCCGATGCTGCGTCTACTACAAGGTGATGTTGGCTCCGGGAAAACGCTTGTCGCTGCTTTAACGGCGTCACATATGGTTGAGGCAGGACATCAAGTTGCCTTGATGGCACCGACGGAGCTGCTTTCCGAACAGCATTTTTCTGGCTTTCAGAAGTGGTTCGAGCCTTTGGGAATAAAGGTTCTCTGGCTCACCGGACAAATAAAGGGCAAAGCGCGAAAAACAGCGCTTGAAAGTATCGAAGCGGGTGCGGTGGATATCGTTATTGGCACACATGCCTTATTTCAGGAAACGGTTGCCTTCAACTCCTTGGGGCTCGTACTTGTCGACGAGCAACACCGTTTTGGCGTCAATCAACGGCTCTCACTCACACAACGAGGGTTAAACGAAATCACCCCGCACCAGCTCACGATGACCGCTACACCCATTCCCAGAACGCTCTCGATGGTGGCCTATGCTGATTTGGACTGTTCGACGATCGACGAGCTACCTCCGGGTCGCAAGCCCATAACAACCGTGCTGATCGATAACGAGCGCCGGCAAAGCGTTATCGAGCGTGTTGGAAACGCCTGCCAACAAGGCCGACAAGCCTACTGGGTGTGCGCACTGATTGAAGAGAGCGAAGCGCTGGACGCCAACGCTGCAGAAGTTACGGCAGAACAACTAACCGAGGCGCTTCCCAATCTACGAATTGGACTTCTTCATGGTCGTATTTCTAGTCAAGAGAAGGCGGCAATAATGGCCGCTTTTGCTAATGGCGACTTAGATATTTTGGTGGCCACAACAGTTATCGAAGTGGGCGTCGACGTTCCCAACGCCAGCCTAATGATCATTGAGAACGCCGAGCGATTTGGGCTCGCCCAGCTTCATCAACTGCGAGGTCGAGTGGGGCGCGGAGCCGTGGAGAGCCATTGCTTGCTGATGTATCAATCACCGCTCAGTCAAACCGCTCGCGATAGGCTGACGGTTATGCGCGAGTCTCAGGATGGTTTTGTTTTAGCGGAAAAAGACCTTGAGATCAGAGGACCTGGCGAGGTATTGGGCACGCGACAAACCGGCGTTTCCTCGTTTCGCGTTGCTCAATTACCCGAGCACGACTATTTATTGGAGGAGGCGCAAGCCATGGCTTCGAATATCGTGAGTACAGACTCAGCTCGCGCAGATAAAATTGAGCAGCGCTGGACGCGCACGCTCGAGGCTTTTGCACATGTTTAA
- a CDS encoding 4-hydroxybenzoate octaprenyltransferase (PFAM: UbiA prenyltransferase family~TIGRFAM: 4-hydroxybenzoate polyprenyl transferase, proteobacterial), translating to MTALTSGKFAALLRVMRFDKPIGTYLLLAPALWGLIIASSGFPTLFLFITFVVGAFIMRSAGCTTNDLTDRNLDGFVERTRDRPLVTGEISVFEAMSLLVLLLAIALWLVVQINWLTVQLSVIGAMLTIIYPFMKRITHLPQVVLGAAFSWSIPMAFAAAQNQLPIGLWWLFAANLLWVVVYDTQYAMVDREDDLEVGIKSTAILFGEADTRIILLLQLFCLICFVATGISFDLGAIYYLSIALVASLFLRHQQLIGDRSRERCFQAFNESKWIGLIVAAGLLGHFAVHPV from the coding sequence ATGACTGCGCTCACATCCGGAAAGTTCGCTGCTTTGCTACGCGTTATGCGTTTTGACAAGCCGATCGGTACGTACTTGCTCTTAGCACCAGCGCTCTGGGGACTGATTATTGCCTCATCAGGCTTCCCAACTCTGTTTCTTTTTATCACTTTTGTCGTCGGCGCCTTTATTATGCGTTCAGCAGGCTGCACGACCAACGACTTAACCGACCGAAACCTAGACGGATTCGTTGAACGAACACGCGACAGACCGTTGGTCACAGGCGAGATATCGGTGTTTGAAGCGATGAGTTTGCTGGTTTTACTCCTCGCCATTGCACTTTGGTTAGTCGTCCAGATTAATTGGCTGACAGTTCAGCTTTCAGTCATCGGTGCCATGCTGACAATCATTTATCCCTTTATGAAGCGGATAACCCACTTGCCACAAGTTGTGCTGGGAGCGGCTTTCTCCTGGAGTATTCCGATGGCCTTTGCCGCAGCACAAAACCAGTTGCCCATAGGCCTTTGGTGGTTATTTGCGGCAAATCTGTTGTGGGTGGTTGTCTACGATACACAGTACGCAATGGTGGATCGCGAGGATGACCTTGAAGTTGGCATCAAATCCACTGCCATCCTCTTCGGCGAGGCGGATACGCGAATCATCTTGTTACTGCAGCTATTTTGCTTGATTTGCTTTGTAGCGACGGGTATCAGCTTCGATCTTGGCGCCATTTATTACCTCTCCATAGCCCTGGTTGCCAGTCTATTTTTGCGCCACCAACAACTTATTGGAGATCGATCACGCGAAAGATGTTTCCAAGCATTTAACGAAAGCAAATGGATTGGCCTCATCGTGGCTGCAGGTTTGCTAGGACACTTTGCTGTACATCCCGTATAA
- a CDS encoding hypothetical protein (PFAM: Protein of unknown function, DUF482), translated as MELQIFPNVTDLPSDAWAQAFSSGYPFLKHGFLEGLESSGSTSGNSGWQNCHLMLSEGNAPLAMAPGFLKSHSYGEYVFDWSWADAWHRSGLEYYPKLVTAVPFTPASGPRIWTKENAKHALPSFVGAVTHWCESEKISSWHILFPEEEASRELADLGLVQRMTTQFHWFNRGYSCFDDFLSEFNSRKRKALKKERAAMAAQNLRLYTKTGSEISEDDWAFFYYCYQTTYLKRSGHEGYLTGGFFTEVCPSLGEDTVMVIAHEGENPVAAALYFVDNNTLYGRYWGCLKEFDFLHFEACYYRGIEYCIEKGLSRFDPGAQGEHKIQRGFEPTLTYSNHWIGEPRLKDAVADFCRRDCDQVRRYRDEAATLLPFKQQSA; from the coding sequence GTGGAACTTCAAATTTTTCCGAATGTAACAGACCTCCCCTCTGATGCATGGGCACAGGCATTTTCATCGGGCTATCCCTTTCTAAAGCACGGATTTTTGGAAGGACTGGAATCGTCGGGCAGCACTAGCGGTAACTCAGGCTGGCAAAACTGCCACCTCATGTTAAGCGAGGGTAATGCGCCGCTGGCAATGGCACCTGGATTCCTCAAGAGCCATAGCTACGGTGAATACGTGTTTGATTGGTCGTGGGCGGATGCTTGGCATCGAAGTGGTCTTGAGTACTACCCCAAGCTTGTGACCGCTGTTCCTTTCACGCCGGCCAGCGGTCCAAGGATTTGGACCAAGGAAAACGCTAAGCACGCGCTACCCAGCTTTGTTGGCGCTGTCACCCACTGGTGTGAGTCAGAGAAAATATCGAGCTGGCATATCCTATTTCCGGAGGAAGAAGCGTCACGCGAATTAGCTGATCTCGGCTTGGTTCAACGAATGACCACACAGTTTCATTGGTTTAACCGTGGCTATTCCTGCTTCGATGATTTTTTGAGTGAATTTAATAGCCGAAAGCGCAAAGCACTCAAAAAAGAGCGGGCAGCCATGGCCGCACAGAACCTCCGGTTATATACCAAAACAGGGTCTGAGATCTCAGAGGATGACTGGGCGTTCTTCTACTACTGCTATCAAACAACCTATTTGAAGCGCAGTGGCCACGAGGGCTACTTAACCGGTGGTTTCTTTACTGAGGTCTGTCCGTCACTGGGTGAAGACACCGTCATGGTCATCGCACATGAAGGCGAAAACCCTGTTGCCGCAGCCCTTTATTTTGTTGATAACAACACCCTTTACGGGCGGTATTGGGGCTGTTTAAAAGAATTCGATTTCCTGCATTTTGAGGCTTGCTACTACCGCGGTATCGAATATTGCATAGAAAAGGGACTCTCGCGTTTCGATCCTGGCGCTCAAGGCGAGCATAAGATTCAGCGGGGCTTTGAACCAACGCTGACTTATTCAAATCATTGGATTGGTGAGCCAAGACTCAAGGATGCTGTAGCTGATTTTTGCCGGCGAGACTGCGATCAGGTTCGCCGATATCGCGATGAGGCGGCGACACTACTCCCCTTTAAGCAGCAGAGCGCTTAA
- a CDS encoding hypothetical protein (PFAM: Protein of unknown function (DUF328)), translated as MLTVLSPAKTLDYETAPITQSSTVPRFMDQSALLVEDARGLNPDDIRSLMGVSEQIAHLNHERFMNWQAESTSDNAKQAVLAFKGDVYTGLQAETLSEEGLAFAQDRLRILSGLYGLLRPLDLMQPYRLEMGLKFANQRGKNLYEFWGAQLTDTLNDDLANANTDVLINLASNEYFKAVKPKLLNADVITPQFKDLKNGQYKMISFFAKKARGIMARYIIDNHITEPEALKSFAEAGYYYSEAESKGDQWVFLRDEAPS; from the coding sequence GTGCTTACTGTACTGTCACCCGCGAAAACACTTGATTACGAAACGGCACCAATTACTCAGTCATCTACCGTGCCGAGGTTCATGGATCAGTCGGCGCTTCTTGTCGAGGACGCGAGGGGCCTTAACCCTGACGACATTCGCAGCTTGATGGGCGTAAGCGAGCAGATTGCCCACTTAAATCACGAGCGGTTCATGAACTGGCAAGCCGAGTCTACGTCTGACAACGCTAAGCAAGCCGTTCTTGCCTTTAAGGGCGATGTTTACACTGGCTTGCAAGCAGAGACGCTGTCTGAAGAGGGTCTCGCTTTTGCGCAGGATCGACTGCGTATTCTCTCGGGGCTGTACGGTCTTTTGCGCCCGCTTGATCTCATGCAGCCCTACCGTCTTGAGATGGGGTTAAAGTTCGCAAACCAACGCGGTAAAAACCTTTATGAATTTTGGGGTGCGCAGTTAACGGACACATTGAATGACGATTTAGCCAATGCGAACACAGACGTCTTGATCAACCTTGCTTCGAACGAGTACTTCAAAGCAGTGAAGCCTAAACTGCTCAACGCAGACGTCATTACGCCGCAGTTCAAGGATTTAAAGAACGGTCAGTACAAGATGATCTCATTCTTTGCGAAGAAGGCACGCGGCATAATGGCGAGGTACATCATCGATAACCACATTACTGAACCTGAAGCATTAAAATCATTTGCCGAGGCTGGTTACTACTACAGCGAAGCAGAGTCGAAGGGTGATCAATGGGTTTTCTTGCGTGATGAAGCGCCGTCTTAA
- a CDS encoding TRAP-type mannitol/chloroaromatic compound transport system, small permease component (PFAM: Tripartite ATP-independent periplasmic transporters, DctQ component) gives MNYWATFAQTINHTNRAIGSGVAYASIAMALVTTCVVILRYGFEQGAIAAQESVLYLHGTLFMLGAAPTLLSDKHVRVDVFYRNFSPRQQTWVNTLGHTLFTIPICLLIIFGSWGYVAESWSILESSPEPGGIPAVFLLKTLIPAMAVLLLLQAISAIISGLVELCEVPTSD, from the coding sequence GTGAACTACTGGGCAACTTTTGCGCAGACCATCAACCACACTAATCGCGCAATTGGCAGTGGTGTTGCATATGCGAGTATCGCGATGGCGCTTGTCACCACTTGTGTTGTGATTCTCCGGTATGGGTTTGAGCAAGGTGCCATTGCTGCTCAGGAATCAGTGCTTTACCTGCATGGCACTCTTTTCATGCTGGGTGCTGCGCCCACCTTGCTCTCAGACAAACACGTACGCGTTGACGTCTTTTATAGGAATTTTAGTCCACGCCAGCAAACCTGGGTGAATACGCTTGGGCACACGTTATTCACGATACCTATTTGCCTCTTAATCATCTTTGGCTCTTGGGGCTATGTCGCTGAGAGCTGGTCAATCTTGGAGTCTTCACCCGAGCCTGGTGGTATCCCTGCAGTGTTCCTTTTAAAAACTCTGATACCCGCTATGGCCGTACTTCTGTTGTTACAAGCGATCAGTGCAATCATCAGTGGTCTAGTTGAGTTGTGCGAGGTGCCCACAAGTGATTGA